In Niallia sp. FSL W8-0635, one genomic interval encodes:
- a CDS encoding HD-GYP domain-containing protein yields the protein MIIKVEELQNGSILAEDIYIRTNRPIITAKTVLEEEHIKILKAFLVKEIVIENTQIDGTKIMESSSSIPKQIREEKKNDFLELFLQTVQLYKKEFISWQSGLSVNIANVRNILLPLLDELESVSKEIFSLYHLSNKKEYLYQHSIAVAVISALIAQKMNYSYRDMVQVALAGCLSDAGMAKINQRLLHKIEPLTEEEFNEVKKHTRYSLEMIPEHTLLKNETRLAIYQHHERVDGSGYPMGNADNKIHAFAKIIAVADTFHAMTSERLYRKKQSPFRVVEQMRQDHFGKFDITVLQSLSNAITQFTTGSKIRLSNGEKAEILFISNTPTRPLVKTLENNLILDLEKNRHLFIEETLEY from the coding sequence ATGATTATAAAGGTAGAAGAGTTGCAAAATGGAAGTATTTTAGCAGAGGATATATATATACGAACAAATAGACCGATTATTACCGCAAAAACAGTATTAGAAGAGGAACATATAAAGATATTGAAAGCTTTCTTAGTAAAGGAAATTGTCATCGAAAATACGCAAATAGATGGCACGAAAATTATGGAATCAAGCTCCTCTATTCCTAAACAGATTAGGGAAGAAAAGAAAAATGATTTTTTAGAGCTTTTTTTGCAAACAGTTCAATTATATAAAAAAGAATTTATATCATGGCAATCTGGATTATCTGTAAATATAGCAAATGTTAGAAATATCCTTTTACCGTTATTAGATGAGCTAGAAAGCGTGTCAAAAGAAATTTTTTCACTCTATCACTTATCTAATAAAAAAGAATACCTTTATCAGCACTCTATTGCGGTTGCAGTTATCAGTGCACTTATAGCCCAAAAGATGAACTATAGCTATAGAGATATGGTTCAGGTAGCATTGGCAGGTTGTTTAAGTGATGCTGGAATGGCTAAGATTAACCAACGATTATTGCATAAAATAGAACCACTAACGGAAGAAGAATTTAATGAAGTTAAAAAACATACTAGATACAGTTTAGAAATGATTCCTGAACATACTTTATTAAAAAATGAAACTCGTCTTGCTATTTATCAACATCATGAAAGAGTAGATGGAAGTGGATATCCAATGGGAAATGCTGATAATAAGATACATGCTTTCGCTAAGATTATAGCTGTAGCCGATACTTTTCATGCAATGACATCAGAAAGATTATATCGGAAGAAACAATCTCCTTTTCGAGTGGTTGAACAAATGCGTCAGGATCATTTTGGGAAATTTGATATAACTGTCTTACAATCACTTAGTAATGCGATCACTCAATTTACTACAGGGAGTAAAATTAGATTATCAAACGGAGAAAAAGCAGAAATTTTGTTTATAAGTAACACCCCAACTAGACCTTTAGTTAAAACGTTAGAAAACAATTTGATTCTTGATTTAGAAAAAAATAGACATTTATTTATAGAAGAGACTCTAGAATATTGA